A genomic region of Aeropyrum pernix K1 contains the following coding sequences:
- the thrC gene encoding threonine synthase, whose protein sequence is MWRYRDLLPRPRRIVTMGEGSTPLVKLENLSRAMGVEVYGKLEFLNPTGSFKDRGMTVGVSIASSFSYRLVVAASTGNTAASMAAYARRAGLNPVILIPKGGIASGKLSQIAALGAWVLEVEGSFDDALDAARAAAEKGLAYSLNSINPYRLEGQKTIAFEILEDVDRVDHVVVPVGNAGNISAIWKGFKEAGLLGLPSMRPRMVGVQAEGASPLYRAWVEKMDSVERVRNPSTIASAIRIGNPVNAAKALAAVRESDGLIISVSDAEILKAAATLAENEGMLVEPASAASLAGLIKLRNQGIIASGSSVVLILTGHGLKDPRALEFIASSAGVRRAYASTAEEALLKLEEIAVGG, encoded by the coding sequence GTGTGGAGGTATAGGGACCTCCTGCCGAGGCCACGCAGGATCGTGACCATGGGGGAGGGTTCTACGCCGCTGGTCAAGCTGGAGAACCTTTCTAGGGCTATGGGGGTTGAAGTCTATGGGAAACTCGAGTTCCTAAACCCTACTGGCAGCTTTAAGGATAGGGGTATGACTGTTGGTGTCAGCATCGCCTCGTCCTTCAGCTACCGACTTGTAGTAGCGGCAAGCACGGGTAACACTGCGGCTAGCATGGCAGCATACGCTAGGAGAGCAGGGCTTAATCCGGTTATACTGATTCCGAAGGGGGGTATAGCCTCGGGCAAGCTCTCCCAGATAGCCGCCCTTGGGGCTTGGGTTCTTGAGGTTGAGGGCAGCTTCGACGATGCTCTCGACGCTGCCAGGGCCGCTGCGGAGAAGGGGCTCGCGTACTCACTCAACAGCATAAACCCCTACAGGCTTGAGGGGCAGAAGACCATTGCCTTCGAGATTCTAGAGGATGTGGACAGAGTGGACCATGTGGTGGTGCCTGTGGGTAATGCGGGTAACATATCTGCAATATGGAAAGGGTTCAAAGAGGCCGGCCTCCTAGGCCTTCCCAGCATGAGGCCTAGGATGGTGGGGGTCCAGGCTGAGGGCGCCTCCCCCCTGTACAGGGCTTGGGTTGAGAAGATGGACTCTGTGGAGAGGGTTAGAAACCCGAGCACCATAGCCTCGGCCATAAGGATAGGCAATCCAGTCAACGCTGCGAAAGCCCTGGCAGCGGTTAGGGAGTCGGACGGTTTAATAATATCTGTCAGCGACGCCGAGATCCTAAAGGCGGCGGCCACGCTCGCTGAGAACGAGGGGATGCTGGTAGAGCCTGCCAGTGCAGCCAGCCTTGCAGGCCTCATAAAGCTGAGGAACCAGGGCATCATAGCTTCTGGCTCAAGCGTGGTGCTGATACTCACAGGCCACGGTCTTAAGGATCCTAGGGCCCTAGAGTTTATAGCAAGTAGTGCGGGTGTAAGGAGAGCATATGCCAGCACCGCCGAGGAGGCTCTACTCAAGCTGGAAGAGATTGCTGTTGGCGGTTAG
- a CDS encoding YHS domain-containing protein, with amino-acid sequence MAKAVDPVCGMEVETSSAMYKTVYKGKIYYFCSPQCKTAFEKNPEYYLTHGPQGMPGHEHHEHHEHHGHHGHGHGCGC; translated from the coding sequence ATGGCTAAAGCTGTGGATCCCGTCTGTGGGATGGAGGTAGAAACTTCTTCCGCGATGTACAAAACAGTGTATAAGGGGAAGATATACTATTTCTGCAGCCCCCAGTGTAAAACGGCCTTTGAGAAGAACCCCGAGTACTACTTAACCCACGGCCCTCAGGGCATGCCTGGCCACGAACACCATGAGCATCATGAGCACCACGGCCACCACGGGCATGGGCACGGCTGTGGTTGCTAG